In the genome of Bacteroidota bacterium, the window ACATCCTTACAGGATTAGGAATTCGCAAGCACATTAAGTTGGTTGCATCAGGTAAAATTACCACTGGATTTCATATTGCGAGAGCAATGGCATTGGGTGCAGACATGTGTAACTCAGCCAGAGGAATGATGATTGCCATAGGATGTATCCAATCACTTCTTTGCAACACAAATACATGTCCTACCGGAATTACAACTCATGATCCACAATTAACAGCAGGATTGGATGTAGCAGACAAAAAAATTCGTATGGCGAATTACCATGAGGAAGTAATCAAAGCTTTTGTAGAAATATTAGGAGCGTCCGGACTGGATGAGGCAAAAAATATTACACGCTCTCATATATACAGACGTATTTCTCTCAACGAAATGCTGACCTATGAAGAGATTTTCCCTTCAATCAAAGTTGGCTCAATGGCTGAAGGCAATATTCCCGATAAATACAAGTTGGATTTTGCCTATGCTGATATCCATCACTGGGGCATGACTATAAGTGCCAATGCACAATACTAATTTGCAACTCATCTCATTAGGAAAAAGACAGAAAAAAATCTGTCTTTTTTTTGTTATAGGCTTTTCATTTCAAACCTATGTCTGCGTCAAAAATTGAGTTTAGTCTGAGATGGCAATAATGTAAAAGACTTTCTGTGTTCACCACAAGCTCCATGTACTGCAATTGCTTGTCGGTGTTGGGCTGTAGGATAGCCTTTGTTGCTGTCCCAACCGTAATGCGGAAATTGTTGATGAACTTGCTGCATAAATTCATCTCTATGAGTTTTGGCAAGAATAGACGCTGCTGCAATATTCATAAAACGTCCGTCTCCTTTAATATGTGTAGCAAAAGCAATATCTCTCCAAGGTTTAAATCTATTTCCATCCACAGATACAAACCCCGGCACTATTGACAAGCCATCCAATGCTTTATGCATAGCGGCAACCGATGCCCAGAGTATGTTGAGTGTGTCAATTTCCTCAGGCGAACATTGCGCCACAGACCAAATGGCTTTTTCTTCAATTTCAGTTCTCAATAAATCTCGTTGTTTCTCCGACAACTGCTTGGAATCGTTTAGCCCCAAAATGCTAACCCCCTTTGGTATAATCACAGCAGCAGCAAAGACGGGTCCTGCCAAACAACCGCGACCGGCTTCATCGCATCCGGCTTCAAATTTCTGACGACTAAACTGTCTTTCCATTAGCCAATAAGGTTTTTAATTTCAGCCAAAACATCATCTACACTAATAGTGCTCATAGGGATTTCGCCAGATTTATAGAGGTAATCCGGATGAATCACTTTTGCTTTGTTGCCAAATGGATAAAACACCCCACGCGGCACAGGTCCATATAACCCAACCAATGGTGTACCGGCTACATTAGCAATGTGCAAAGGTCCACTATCATTGCCCACATAAAGAGAAGCTTTTTTACAAAATTCAAAAAGTTGAGTAAGCGTAAACAAACCTACAAAATTCTCTGCCTTATTTTGCATCATGTTAATCAATGCTTGTATCCGTTCCGATTCTGACTGTGCACCAATAAACACAATGTTAAAACCATATCTTTCAATGATTATATCAGCCAGATGAGCAAATCGTTCCTTCGCCCACTCTTTGATTGGTAGGTTTGATGTTGCATGAATAATGGCAAATTTTTGCAGATTCTTTTCCTGAATAAAATTTTCAATAAAACCCTTGTCCTCGGGTGCCGTAAAGAATTCCGGCAGGGGCATTTCGACTTCACCTAAAATGGATTTAACTATCAAAAAATTTGTTTCTCTGTCGCTCTGAGTGCCGGATTCAGGTCTATGCCTGAAACGCACAGTTCCTCTATCCAAGCGAAATGACGGCCACCATCTGATTGACTTTAACAAAGTTTTTTTTGTTCCTCGCAATTCTACAACAAGGTCAAATCGTCTCTGCCATTCCTTCTCCGAAGTTAAAATTTCATCAACATGCGGATTATATTGCATGAAGGTTTTGCATATTGGCTTGCATAACAAACTGATTTTTGCATTAGGAAATTTGTTTTTTAATAGCTTAAAAACCGGGGTTGCGGACACCATATCTCCAATTTCATCAATCTTAACTACCAGAATTTCATTAGGATTAACAGGTCTTTCACCCAACATATTGACACATGCAGAGAGCAGCGCATTGGAAGCAAAAAGTATTTTTTCCGGCAAATTGTGTAATAGTCGCATAGGTCAGAATCGCTTGGTAATATGAACAAGAGGAGCAACCAACTTCTGATTTTGGGTATTTATAGAAAAAGTCGGCATGTCGTTGCGAAAATAATGCTGATTTTGGGATAATTTTGGCGTGGTGAATATTTTTTACACAAAACGCATAATCAAGATAGCCTTATTTATTGGCGCTCTATTCATTGGCACCTTTTCTCTTATATACACCAACAACTTGGTCAAGAAATTACGTATAGAAGAACAGAAAAAAATTGAAATCTGGGCAAAGGCACAAGAACGACTTGCACAAGCCGAAGATGGAGCAGAGCTAAGCTTTTTTTACAGTATTGTAGAAGAAAATAAAACCATCCCTGTTATTCTCGAAACACCGGAGGGTCAATTAATTTATAGAAATTTAGATACAAGCAAAGCCAAAAATCCGGAATATGTACGAGCAAAATTAGAAGAAATGAAAAATGGCTACCCGCCCATTACGAT includes:
- a CDS encoding ribonuclease HII, which gives rise to MERQFSRQKFEAGCDEAGRGCLAGPVFAAAVIIPKGVSILGLNDSKQLSEKQRDLLRTEIEEKAIWSVAQCSPEEIDTLNILWASVAAMHKALDGLSIVPGFVSVDGNRFKPWRDIAFATHIKGDGRFMNIAAASILAKTHRDEFMQQVHQQFPHYGWDSNKGYPTAQHRQAIAVHGACGEHRKSFTLLPSQTKLNF
- a CDS encoding glycosyltransferase family 9 protein, whose amino-acid sequence is MRLLHNLPEKILFASNALLSACVNMLGERPVNPNEILVVKIDEIGDMVSATPVFKLLKNKFPNAKISLLCKPICKTFMQYNPHVDEILTSEKEWQRRFDLVVELRGTKKTLLKSIRWWPSFRLDRGTVRFRHRPESGTQSDRETNFLIVKSILGEVEMPLPEFFTAPEDKGFIENFIQEKNLQKFAIIHATSNLPIKEWAKERFAHLADIIIERYGFNIVFIGAQSESERIQALINMMQNKAENFVGLFTLTQLFEFCKKASLYVGNDSGPLHIANVAGTPLVGLYGPVPRGVFYPFGNKAKVIHPDYLYKSGEIPMSTISVDDVLAEIKNLIG